Genomic segment of Priestia aryabhattai:
TCTGAAAATAACAACAATGTACGTGATAATTTAGAGAATATCTTATATACTTTAATTGGCAGCAAGCGTGAAATGGTTGCAATTCCAGAAAGCGAATGGGATAAAGTAAGAGAAGAGTTTCTTCAAGGACAGCAAAGTGATGGATCATCAGATCAACCACAGGAGGAAGACCCTGTGGTTGCAGAAGCGAAAAAGCTATTTGGAGAAGACTTAATCGAAATTCAAGAGTAAATTTAGGAGGAATGTTCATATGATGAAAGGCATGGGCAATATGCAAAAAATGATGAAACAAATGCAAAAAATGCAAAAAGATATGCAAAAAGCGCAGGAAGAGTTAGCTGAAAAAACTGTTGAAGGTACAGCTGGCGGTGGAATGGTAACAGTTGTGGTTAACGGTCAGAAACAAGTAATTGATGTAAATATTAAAGAGGATGTAGTAGATCCTGAAGATATTGAAATGCTACAAGATTTAGTATTAGCAGCAACAAATGACGCATTGAAACAAATGGATGATTTAACAAATAACACAATGGGTCAATTTACAAAAGGTTTAAATATTCCAGGACTTTAATAAGGTGGTTGCCACGTGCATTATCCAGAACCAATATCAAAGCTTATAGATAGTTTTATGAAGTTACCCGGCATTGGTCCAAAAACAGCTGTTCGCTTAGCATTCTTTGTTTTATCTATGAAAGAAGATACAGTATTAGATTTTGCAAAAGCGTTAGTCAATGCGAAGCGAAATTTAACCTATTGTTCAGTTTGTGGGCATATCACAGATCAAGATCCTTGCTACATTTGTCAAGATCAGCGCAGGGAGCGAAGTGTGGTATGTGTCGTGCAAGACCCTAAAGATGTCATTGCAATGGAGAAAATGAAAGAATATAACGGCTTGTATCATGTCCTGCATGGCGCAATTTCACCTATGGAAGGAATAGGGCCTGAAGATATCAAAGTACCTGAGTTATTAAAAAGACTTCAAGATGATGAGATTCAAGAAGTGATTTTAGCTACTAACCCGAATATAGAGGGTGAAGCTACGGCTATGTATATCTCTAGGCTCTTAAAGCCGACAGGAATTAAAATTACTAGAATTGCTCACGGGTTACCCGTTGGAGGAGACCTTGAGTACGCAGATGAAGTGACATTATCTAAAGCCCTAGAAGGTAGAAGAGAAGTATAACGAGGTACTTGCATATGTTTTTTAAAAGAAAAGGTTGGTTACGCAAAGAGTACGATGATGAATTTGTGAAGACTTTCATGCAAGTAAAGCATGAATGGAGTCACAAAACTTCAATGGTAGAAAGAAGTGTAGATCCTTCAGAAGAGGTAATGGTAGATATTCGATTAGCCAAAATGAAGTATCTTTTTCTATTAAAAGAAGCCAAGCATCGAAATATTTCAATTAACAGGATGTCATAGAGGCATCCTGTTTTGTTGTCTTTATAAAATAAGGATTTCTCTCCGTGAAATAGTGCTTTTTTTGAATGCTTGGACATACATATAAGGTAACTTATCTGCTTTAAGAAGGAGGTAACATGCTAAATCATCCCATTGTAGTTGTGTCTTTTTTAATAGGGCTAATCATTCTACTCTTAGTAACAGGTGGTGTTGGAAAAATGCTTCGAGTCATTGGAAATTTATCGATTAAGCTTATTATTGGCGTTCTGCTGCTTTTCTTTATTAACATCTTTGGCGTACAGTTCGGCATTCATATCCCTATTAATTTCCCTACAGCCATTGTTTCAGCTATTTTAGGTATTCCAGGAATAGCTGCTTTACTTGTTATTAATAATTTCATATTATAATTTGGAGGAATATCCAAAATAAAAGTTTTCTGGAATCTTTTCGA
This window contains:
- a CDS encoding pro-sigmaK processing inhibitor BofA family protein, with product MLNHPIVVVSFLIGLIILLLVTGGVGKMLRVIGNLSIKLIIGVLLLFFINIFGVQFGIHIPINFPTAIVSAILGIPGIAALLVINNFIL
- a CDS encoding YbaB/EbfC family nucleoid-associated protein — its product is MMKGMGNMQKMMKQMQKMQKDMQKAQEELAEKTVEGTAGGGMVTVVVNGQKQVIDVNIKEDVVDPEDIEMLQDLVLAATNDALKQMDDLTNNTMGQFTKGLNIPGL
- the recR gene encoding recombination mediator RecR, coding for MHYPEPISKLIDSFMKLPGIGPKTAVRLAFFVLSMKEDTVLDFAKALVNAKRNLTYCSVCGHITDQDPCYICQDQRRERSVVCVVQDPKDVIAMEKMKEYNGLYHVLHGAISPMEGIGPEDIKVPELLKRLQDDEIQEVILATNPNIEGEATAMYISRLLKPTGIKITRIAHGLPVGGDLEYADEVTLSKALEGRREV
- a CDS encoding YaaL family protein, with translation MFFKRKGWLRKEYDDEFVKTFMQVKHEWSHKTSMVERSVDPSEEVMVDIRLAKMKYLFLLKEAKHRNISINRMS